In Megalops cyprinoides isolate fMegCyp1 chromosome 16, fMegCyp1.pri, whole genome shotgun sequence, the genomic window atcagttatttacatttatgtattatgaaatgattcaaaacaaacctttttttcagttaaagtTTATTGGTCCTTGTTCCTGTTCTTTAATTCAGGGCATGACTAAATTTTGAGTGCACTGtacataaatgtgtatatttcacATATGTCAGGCTGGGAGAGCAGAGGCTGAaggagagcgaaagagagagagaagaccaTGAGGCATGCAAATATACAACATATCTATGATAACGTATACAGGATGTTGGAACAGGTGTTCTGCAAACAGTGAAGCGAATGTTCTCACTGGGCCACTTGTCAGGAGTCAAAACAAGCCTTTATTGAGCCCTCACTTCAAACAAATCTAATTAGCTGCTCCAGCTTGTGTCCTGCCCACTTGCCTTTAGGCCCACGCCGATAGCCACACCGTGCTGACCTCGATCTGGTCTGGTAAACCTCGGCCCTATCTCCAGATATGCCTATGATGCCTTGCCAATTCATGTCAAAGGCGCAAGGTTTATTGCATGTTCAGAAAGAGAATGCTATAAAGCACTTATGACGAACACCGAAAACCCCAAGTTGTAAAATAATAACCAGGGATAAATGCTTTAATTTAGCGTTGCTTATGCGGGGTAGTTGTGAGTTTGGTgcgtttttttaatgtttgtttttttgcatatttatttaaggGAAGCCACAGTATTTGTGAAGGGCTTGTGGTGAAACgacagaaaaaagtaataacTATTCTGACGCATCTTCAGCAGAGTCCAGTACATATTTGTCATCCAGTTTAACAGCTTGAGGATCATTGAAAGTTAGAGTTTACACATAATCAGAGAGACATGCAGGAGTCTGGAGCCCCGGAGAGGTGAGAGCAGCCACCAATGCCTGTATGGTTTGATAGGAAAGATGAAGATAGCTTGGACATATACCCCACCAAGAAGATatgagcagacagagagagcgttGTACAACCATATGGAATTACATACCTGAAAAAGTTATGGTTACTTTACACAGCAGattatataaatgatatatttaatgAACTCTGAGGTAATTCTCTATGGGAACCGATGGACATAATGTATTTCaacatatttatgtgtgtgtacggtTTCTCATTCTgacccacatttttttttcttttgttttctgggAGGTGGGAACTTGTATTTTATGCAGTGAAGAGAGGGGAGGTATTTCTTTCACACACGTAGAAGGCCAGGCTACTCCAGACAAGGAGCTCATTGAGTGGCGGGAGTCTCTCCCACACGGTGAGGCTTCCTGGTGCCAGGCTGCTGAACAGAGCCTGTTTGAGCTGCACAATGAGGGCGAACCCGAGAAGGCCGCCGATGACGTGTCCCACGCACGCGGAGGTTCCGGTGCCCTCTAGGGGAACCCTCCTGCATCACAGTTTGGCTCGGTGCCTCTGAGGcgggctggggtggggtgggggttccCCCCTTATGATTTGGTGTTACAGgtgctttctgtctcacaccCATGGGCGTGGAATGCAGTGTAAGAGTGAACAGCATTCCCCAGTCCTGGTGGCGGAGACCCGGCTCCAAGCATAGCCTAACAGCCTACTGTCACCCGTACGGTGGTGAGGggacacagagtgagagacCAAAGGGATTCAGCCAGAAAGGTAGGACTAATCTACAAGGTGCCGTGTTAGGAAGTGTTACCCCATGTTAAACACAGTTTCGATGCTtcatggatttgttttttttttttttttttatgtaaaataactTTAATCGGTTTCATTTATAGCTTGATCTGTTTAAAACCTTTGCCTGAATGTTACATTAGGTGACTGTTTGaaaagtattgtttttatttgaatttaatatatgcttttctgttttgtcaatttttaatatttaagaaCAAGTTGCCTACAAAACTGGGCATCGCATTGCATGGCACTGGTGAAGCCCAAAAATATCCTCTATGACAAGTTTGTGTTGAAGGATTATTATTTTGAAGATTACTTTGACCCTAATTATTTTCAGGTCACGGTTTTCAAAACAAGATACCAGTTCTGCTCTCAGAGATAGTCTTTTTGCCTTGCCAGATGAGGTTAAAATATTGATGGCAGTTGCCTCAAAATACAACAGGGGTATATATAACCTGCATATTAGTTTCATTATTGtaaatttcacagttttgtcgtttcacattttttttattacagcagtGCAGCTGCGTAGAAACTCTGCTACACAAAGCAGTTCAGGAATTCCCTCACGCCATGGTGGCACATGAATTTCCCAAAAacagccactagatggcaatgTTTCCCTTTAAATCAAACGAACACTGCAACCCAGGCCTTGAATCACTAGCGCTCTGAAGAACCTCATCAACCTTTTATCAATACAGCACAGACCACAGGACTCTGAGGATTTGTCCAATGGATCCTGGTGTCACTGCAGCTCTCCTGATGGTAGGTCCTGAGCACTTTTCACCTGTTTAATTTCCTCAGTAGGTCTTCCTCAGCCGAGCGCTGAGGCACCAGCGGTTTGGTCTGACACTGGTTTCCCTCCGTCTCCTCAGGTGTGCTGCTGCGTGCTGGTGACGGCTGACCCCAGCTGCGACCAGGCACAGTTCCTGCACCCCAACGGCAGCTGTGTGGACTGCCCCACGTGTGGCCCGGGGGAGCAGCTCACGGAGGTGACTAACGCAGGCACACGCTTGTAACCACCAAAACATCAGAACAACATAGCAGCAAAGGAAACTCGAGGGAATTGACCAATCAGTATGTACTTATCCTCTCATGATCACTCTGCAGATTGGGCTCCTTTATTGTTGGGAACtggcattcaaaacaaatgatcaTGTTGcgtgtttacattacattacattattggcatttagcagacacctttatccagagcaacttacatcaatgGCAGGTTTTTTTGTTATCCATTGTTGTTAtccaatgttatccatttatacagctggatatttactaaggcaattgtgggttaagtacctagcccaaaggtacagcagcagtgcccccatgaGGAAGTGAACAGCAGCCTTGCGGTTATGAGTccgctccttaaccactatgccacgctgtttttctgtgatacTGCACTTAGTGGTTGGTAGCTGTGACAGCGGTTGCCACATCTAATCATCTGCTCTTCGCCCCAGGACTGTGGCTATGGCGATGGGGGAGAGGGGCGCTGTGTGGCGTGCGGGGAGGGGGAGTTCAGCGCGGAGGAGGGGCTGGCACCCTGCTGGCAGTGTACCCAGTGCTCCCTGCTGAACCGACAGGAGCGGGCGCCCTGCTCAGCCACGAGCAATGCGCAGTGCGGGGGCTGCCTGGGAGGGTGAGTGCAGCAGGGCCGCTCTCAGACCGATACAGCCTAATACAGTACGCaccgatacacacacacacacacacacacacacacacacacacacacacacacacaaacacatacaaacacaaatacacacacacacacacatgcgcacagacacacacgcacacacacacacacacatgcgcacacacacatgcgcacacacacacacgcgcgcgcacacacacacgcacacacgcacacacacacgcacacacacacacacacacgcacacacgcacacgcacacacgcacacacacacacatgcgcacacacacacacacacacacacacacacactcactctgggTACAATGGTGAACATGCTCCTGCATCTCTGCGCAGGTTTTACGAGATGAGAAGAAAGAGCGGGGAGATGGAGCCCCTGTGTATGCCCTGCTACAGTCCCACAGGGAGGGCCCGAAAAGAGTGCTTACCCCGCACCCCACAACATATGGCTGAAGGTAAGACCACAACACAGCATCAGCACTCTTAAACAGCATCTCAAAAAAGTCTCACAACACCTTTTTCATTGCAACTACTCTGTCATTCCTATATGTTTTATGACCTTTGATCAATGCCTTGAATGACAGTGCACCCTATGAATAGTATTACTTGATGAGCTCGCTATCCAAGGGTTGATTGTCACTGTTTCAGGGGCGCAGCCAACCAGAGGTTCTGCCAGAGGTATGTTGCGTCAGCTGACCATATTGTAGTTTCTGTCTATCTGATCCAGGGGAGGAGCCAGTCCCAGCGTCTATGGCTTTGATTGGTTCAGCATCGGCTGCCTCTGCCTTCCTTCTGGTGCTCTTGCTGTGGGTCTTCTTACTGACTGTGGAGAGACTCAGTGAGTTCTCAGCTATACCTctacatcacacacacgcacacacacacacacacacacacacgcacacacacacacacaggcctatCACCCTATATCAGCTAACCATGACTATAACAAAGCATGTGTCATTCTTTATCTGTGTAGCACAAATTAGATCTTGTTCAGCTGCTCAAATGTCAGAGCAAACAccaaattatattacatttcatcattgtcatttagcacgCACTCTTTTCCGGTGAGACTTACgcagtgcatctaataaagtggcataaAACGTTGCACAAACAGGAGATGACTAACAACACACAAACGAGCGTCAACGCCAGATGTggtgctgagatcacaagtaTGCCTCTGGATCGACATGCAAATCCTACCGCAATGTACTAAAACCTGACCCCGAAATCCAGGAGAGGCCATAAACCTCTTGCTTGTGTGCCCAGAGCAGGGACGCAAGGGAGTCACTGACCCCGGCAGCTTCTCTGGACCCCGACCAGCCGAAACACTTCACACGCTTCTCCCCTGTGTCCCGCCCTGTGCCGCGCCCAGCCGGGACAGACAGCCCGACCAGTGGGCTCATGGTACAGAAGACACACCCAGGTGGGACTGCAATTCAGCATGCTGGTGTTTGGATCTGGAGTATTGTAGCATTGTTGATACCATGGACAACGGGACAACAGAGTTGGCGGTACTCATAGGGGGGAGTTTAATAATAAAACGTCGACCATATAATGTCGGGTCTCCACGGCACACTACCCTGGACATACATGTACTACAGACTCGTGAAAATAAACCACAAGGGCATACGTAAGCTGTGGCGTTATGGTTTGCGGTGGTAGAGACAGATAGGGAGCACTGCAGTTGttccacagaagagagagactgactTACTTTCTCCAATCTCACCAATATACGCAGACGCAGCTGCTAGGACCAATAGGCAATGTGCTCTTAAAGGCACAGCACATTATAACCTTTACAGCGGGCAGAGGAAAGCATGGTCCTCGCAACTCTCTGCAGCCTGTGTTAAGCGGCATGCAATGTTTATTCACTAGATACCATGATGCCAAAGCTAAGCGTTTGAGACTGAAGTGTTCGTTTTCCCTAGGAGTCTGCATCCCCTGAGCCCAGAAAAAGAGACGCATTCCCCCTCCATCGTCATCAATCTGACCACAAACATCAAGTCCTCCAGCGAAGGCGGGGACAGAGACAGCGAGTGGGAGGGACATGAGGGCCCAGGCCCCACCCCTCAGCCCCAGATCTCTCTGGAGGAGGTAAGATAGATAGATGCTGGTGTATGACCTCATGGTACAGTTCCCTCACACCCTGATATGCCAAAacattgtttattaatttgtgCTGGGCTTTTAGATTTGAGTTAACTGTGTTACAAAACAAACTCTTAGACACTGAAAgtttatgtttgtctgtgtatgtaggggtgtttgtgtgtgtgtgtgtgtgtgtgtgtgtgtgtgtgtctgtatgtctgtgtgtatgggtatAGGCAGGTTCATATACCAGTCATTATATAATGAAAGTCCCTCTATTTATATTTCACTGTAGATGGATCTTAAGCTGCAGGAGATATGCACAGTGGCTAAAGGTACGTTTTCCAAACATACATGAGAACCATACAAATAAGACTTAAATGCCCACCATATGATTCCAACACCTAGTCTAGAGTTTTTACACATCTGcctgtgtacagtatgttacagTACTTCAGCAAATGATAATATTGTTACGTCAAGTGCGTGTATTATATTCCAAAAGCTGTGCAAATAGTATGATATCTGAGAAGTGCATGTTGAGCTCAGGGACCATACACTGATGAGGTCTTGTCAGACAACTAAAGATGGAACtggagacaggaggagggagaggaagattGATCGGGGTCGGTAATTCACACTTCGGAGTTGTGCTTCTTAGTCTCCTGGGCAGTTAAGTGCTGCGTGTGTCTTTGTTTGGCTGAAGAACAGCTCTATCTACCTAGCTCACCCTAATGGAGAAAAAAGCATTGTGTTGTTGGCCTACTTATACTAAGTCAGCCAAGCtggaattatgaaaaataataggTTTGATTTAGCTGTCACTggacaaaaacatacacatgtgaaTTGCTAGATGTATGCATAAAAAGGTTCATATGTACCTGTATATGTACCTGTAAAAGGTGTGAAAGTATATGTCCTTATATATGAAGAAAATAAGCTAAATTAGTTTGGTTTCATGCAATAACATGTGATATTTGTCTCTGGAACTGACGAGAAGTTGAATGGCAATTATTCTCTGACTTAACACGAGGCAACACCCTTTCTGTTAATACGGCACCTGAACATTACGCGAGATCGGACAGCCCTTCCTGACTGCTTACTGACAGCTGACACTTCTCTGCGCcctcaatgtgtgtgtgtgtgtgtgtgtgtgtgtgcgtgtgcgtgtgtgtgtgtgtgtgtgtgtgcgcagggcAGAATCTGGAGATGCTGGACTATGACACCGTGCAGgacctgtctctgctgctggacGCGGGCGGCCGTGGGGACGGCATGAGGAGGCTGGGCCGCGCCCTGGGCGTCCCTCCGGAGGTCCTCAACAACCTGCACGGCTTCCAGGACCTCTTCCAGTACCTGCGCACCTCCACGTACACGCTGCTGCCCCTGCTGGCACAGGCCGCCGcctccctgccccgccccgACCTCGTCTCCAGGATACACCACGGCCTGGTGGCCACGCACAGCCTCCACAACACCTGTACCTCGCCCTGAATCTGACCCACTGACCCACAAACAAAGGCAGATAAAATGTCACACTGAAGAAAGACTCTGACCCTGAAACAGGAAACCAACACAAAGCCATATTTGTCAGCATTTTAGCTGCTTGCATCACTCCGGAGGGTGACCCCGGATTTGACAAGTTACATTTCCTTATTCAGTGTTTTAAGGGCTATTCAGAGATCATGTCATGTGTCTGAGATTCATAATTCAGGTGATTTGAAGGGGAGTAGAACCTTAAATAATCTCACTTGGAGCAGCGGATTCTGGACCAGAGGTCACCGCAGAGCCAGTGACTTTAACTCATCAGCCCCCCTGAAAATGTAGCTGTGCACACAGGTAGATAAACTCTATGCACAGACACCCTCTGGGATCTCAACAATGGCAATGCTCAGGACATCTGCAGCAATATAGACTTTGCTTTGGGGATatcagctgacatgttgaaacAAATGTGCCTGGACTCTGACTGATAAACGTGGCCATACACTACATCTAAACGCAGCCATGTCTCCCCACAACCCCTCGTCACCCCCATCTCCCTCACTGCCTGCCTCCCTGAGTGATAAATAACACTAAGACTCCTGAATTATTCAGTGCCATGCAACCGAGACCTGGGCGGCAGTGAGTGTTCCTGGACTCTTGTGTTTgccatgaaaaatgcatgaggGAGAATGCTAGTGGAGTAGCGGGTGATGGAGTGGAGTAGGAATGATACCGTGGGTGGAATTAGGGTGGAGGGAAGAGGCAAGGGaggcgtgtgcgtgtgtgtgtgtgtgtgtgtgtgtgtgtgtgtgtgtgtgtgtgtgtgtgtgtgtgtgtgtgggtgtgtgggtgtgtgtgggtgtggatgtgtgttagtgtgtgtgagagtcaatgtgtggtgtggtggggggaGTCAGTACAACTGCATTGCAGTTCCCCTCAGCCAGCTCACAGATCCCTCAGCTCACGTCTTGAGGTAAGTCCACAAAGAGAGTGTCTGCCTTCTTTTCTCCTTCATCCTGACATGACTCAGAATTCTGGGTGGTATCACTGTTGCCCATTGTCACAACAAGGACACAAACCCCGTGCTCTTCTGCTTTCCCTGTTTGTTTCAGCTCGTTTCACCTAAGTGCGCACATTCTCACAGCAGTGAGGTGATATgagttcatttatttgtttcgTTAATTCAATTGTATTTTGTAGattgctgaaaaataaatttgctgCACAAATGTAGCTGACATATTGTGAGGAACAAGGTCTCCCACAATGAATACTTTTTATTACGTGTGAATtagtttcctttaaaaaaaaatgttttttggtctcgcgtgtgtgtgtgtgtgtgtgtgtgtgtgtgtgtgtgtgtgtgtgtgtgtgtgtgtgtgtagaagaatgagacagagagagagggtactTGTAAATAACTCAGTGAGTGTAAACCTCGATGATGTGTTTACA contains:
- the LOC118791272 gene encoding tumor necrosis factor receptor superfamily member 27-like, which translates into the protein MDPGVTAALLMVCCCVLVTADPSCDQAQFLHPNGSCVDCPTCGPGEQLTEDCGYGDGGEGRCVACGEGEFSAEEGLAPCWQCTQCSLLNRQERAPCSATSNAQCGGCLGGFYEMRRKSGEMEPLCMPCYSPTGRARKECLPRTPQHMAEGEEPVPASMALIGSASAASAFLLVLLLWVFLLTVERLKQGRKGVTDPGSFSGPRPAETLHTLLPCVPPCAAPSRDRQPDQWAHEKETHSPSIVINLTTNIKSSSEGGDRDSEWEGHEGPGPTPQPQISLEENLEMLDYDTVQDLSLLLDAGGRGDGMRRLGRALGVPPEVLNNLHGFQDLFQYLRTSTYTLLPLLAQAAASLPRPDLVSRIHHGLVATHSLHNTCTSP